The Flavobacteriales bacterium genome segment TATATGATAATCAAGTACCTGCATGGATCAACAGTTATTTGGCCGGAAAAAAACACGCGATCAGTCCAAAAGCTACTATGTTACTCTCTCAGTTTCTAGGAAATGATCTTAGTAAAATTGCAAATGAGTTAGACAAATTAATCCTCAACCTTGATGGACGTAAAGACATTAGTGAAGATGACATTGAGCAAAACATTGGCATAAGCAAAGACTTCAATAATTTCGAGTTAGTTAAAGCGCTTGGCGAAAAAGATATTTTCAAAGCGAATATGATCGCCAATTATTTTGAGAACAATCCAAAAAACAATCCTATGATTGTTACCATAAGTGTTCTTTATAATTTCTTTTCTAAAGTGCTGTCTTATCATTTCCTAAAAGACAAAAGCAGTAAAAATGTAGCTACTCAACTTAAAGTATCGCCCTTTTTCGTGAAGGACTATATTGAAGGTGCAAATAATTACAAAAGCAGGAAAACCGTTGCGATAGTTGAACTTCTTAGAGAGTATGATCTCAAATCTAAGGGTGTGGGAAGTGTCTCCACAAGCGAAGGAGCACTACTAAAAGAGCTGATCTATAAAATATTACACTGATCACTAAAAAACTTCGACAAGAAGTGTGGAATAACACGATTGCGTAGTTCTATATTCCCTTTTTTGATTTAATTTTACCTCCCATGTGAACGTAAATTTCATTTGGGTTGTCTAAAAAAACGAAATACATATTTGTTACAGGTGGTGTTACCTCATCCTTAGGGAAAGGCATACTTGCCGCCTCTCTCGCTAAACTTCTACAAGCCAGAGGATACTCGGTTACAATTCAAAAATTAGATCCCTACATCAATATTGATCCCGGCACATTAAATCCTTACGAACATGGAGAATGTTTTGTAACGGACGATGGCGCAGAAACAGATTTAGACCTTGGTCATTATGAAAGGTATCTGAACATCCCAACCTCTCAAGCAAACAACGTTACAACTGGTAAAATTTATCAATCGGTAATCGAAAAAGAGAGACGCGGTGAATATTTAGGGAAAACGGTTCAAGTAATTCCTCACATCACAAACGAAATTAAAAGATGCATCAGACTCCTTGGAGAAACTGGTGAATACGATATTATCATTACAGAAATCGGTGGTACTGTTGGCGATATAGAATCACTACCATATATAGAGGCTGTTCGTCAGATGAAATGGGAAAGCGATGGAGATATGCTTGTTATTCATTTAACACTGTTACCATATTTATCTACATCAGGAGAGCTTAAGACTAAGCCTACACAGCATTCTGTTAAAACGCTACTGGAGTCTGGAGTACAACCAGACATATTAGTCTGTAGATCAAATCACAATCTTACAGATTCGATTCGGAAAAAGATTGCGTTATTCTGCAACGTTGGGATAGAATGTGTTATAGAATC includes the following:
- a CDS encoding DNA polymerase III subunit delta; translated protein: YDNQVPAWINSYLAGKKHAISPKATMLLSQFLGNDLSKIANELDKLILNLDGRKDISEDDIEQNIGISKDFNNFELVKALGEKDIFKANMIANYFENNPKNNPMIVTISVLYNFFSKVLSYHFLKDKSSKNVATQLKVSPFFVKDYIEGANNYKSRKTVAIVELLREYDLKSKGVGSVSTSEGALLKELIYKILH